The Triticum aestivum cultivar Chinese Spring chromosome 3A, IWGSC CS RefSeq v2.1, whole genome shotgun sequence genome includes a region encoding these proteins:
- the LOC123059978 gene encoding actin-interacting protein 1-2: protein MAQLQETYACSPATERGRGILLAGDAKTETIAYCSGRSVIFRRLDAPLDAWAYTEHAYPTTVARFSPNGEWVASADASGCVRVWGRNGDRALKAEFRPITGRVDDLRWSPDGMRIVVSGDGKGKSLVRAFMWDSGSTVGDFDGHSKRVLSCDFKPTRPFRIVTCGEDFLANYYEGPPFKFKHSIRDHTNFVNCIRYSPDGTKFITVSSDKKGLIYDGKTGDKIGELSSEGSHTGSIYAVSWSPDSKQVLTVSADKTAKVWDINEDASGTLNRTLVCTGIGGVDDMLVGCLWQNDNLVTISLGGTFNVFSATNPDKEPVSFAGHLKTVSALALFPQSNPRTMLSTSYDGVILKWIQGVGYGGRLIRKNNTQIKCFVATEEELITSGYDNKVFRIPVNGDQCGDAESADVGGQPNALNIALQQPEFALVTTDSAIVLLNKSNVTSTTKVSYTITSSAVSPDGTEAIIGAQDGKLRIYSISGDTVTEEAVLEKHRGPITTIHYSPDVSMFCSADSNREAVAWDRATREVKLKNMLFHTARINCLAWSPDSRFVATGSLDTCAIIYDVDKPAASRITIKGAHLGGVHGISFSDNDTLVTAGEDACVRVWKLAQQ, encoded by the exons ATGGCGCAGCTGCAGGAGACGTACGCGTGCTCGCCGGCGACGGAGCGCGGGCGCGGGATCCTGCTGGCGGGGGACGCCAAGACGGAGACCATCGCCTACTGCTCCGGCCGCAGCGTCATCTTCCGCCGCCTCGACGCGCCGCTCGACGCCTGGGCCTACACGGAGCACGCCTACCCGACCACCGTCGCCCGCTTCTCCCCCAACGGCGAGTGGGTCGCCTCCGCCGACGCCTCCGGCTGCGTCCGCGTCTGGGGCCGCAACGGCGACCGCGCCCTCAAGGCCGAGTTCCGCCCCATCACCGGCCGCGTCGACGACCTGCGATGGTCCCCCGACGGCATGCGCATCGTCGTCTCCGGGGACGGCAAGGGCAAGTCCCTCGTCCGCGCCTTCAT GTGGGACTCTGGCAGCACTGTCGGTGACTTTGATGGGCACTCAAAGAGAGTTTTGAGTTGCGATTTCAAGCCAACCCGACCATTCCGCATTGTGACATGTGGTGAAGATTTTCTGGCAAACTACTATGAAGGACCACCATTCAAATTCAAACATTCCATAAG GGATCACACCAACTTTGTTAACTGTATCCGGTATTCACCTGATGGAACCAAGTTTATCACTGTGAGTTCAGATAAGAAGGGTTTAATATATGATGGCAAAACTGGAGATAAGATTGGAGAGCTATCCAGTGAAGGCAGTCACACTGGGAGCATATATGCTGTTAGCTGGAGTCCTGACAGTAAACAA gttCTAACAGTTTCTGCTGATAAAACTGCGAAAGTATGGGATATCAATGAGGATGCAAGTGGAACATTGAACAGAACTTTGGTTTGTACTGGTATTGGTGGTGTCGATGACATGCTTGTGGGCTGCCTCTGGCAGAATGATAATCTTGTCACAATCTCTCTTGGTGGGACATTTAATGTCTTCTCCGCAACCAATCCAGACAAAGAGCCAGTATCGTTTGCAGGACATTTGAAGACTGTTAGTGCTCTGGCACTTTTTCCTCAAAGTAACCCAAGAACTATGCTATCTACAAGCTATGATGGGGTTATCCTAAAATGGATACAGGGTGTCGGATATGGTGGCAGGTTGATTCGTAAGAACAACACCCAGATCAAATGCTTTGTTGCCACAGAAGAGGAGCTGATCACTTCAGGGTATGATAACAAG GTCTTCAGAATTCCTGTTAATGGAGATCAGTGTGGAGACGCCGAGTCAGCTGATGTAGGGGGCCAGCCAAATGCTTTAAACATTGCACTTCAGCAACCTGAATTTGCACTGGTTACCACAGATTCTGCGATCGTATTGCTAAACAAGTCAAACGTCACTTCCACAACAAAAGTTAGTTACACTATCACTTCATCTGCTGTTTCTCCTGATGGCACTGAAGCTATCATTGGTGCTCAAGACGGGAAACTGCGGATCTATTCCATCAGTGGTGATACTGTTACAGAAGAAGCGGTACTTGAAAAACACCGGGGTCCTATTACTACCATACATTATTCGCCGGATGTTTCCATGTTTTGTTCTGCTGATTCCAACAGGGAAGCTGTTGCATGGGATCGGGCAACTAGAGAG GTGAAGCTGAAGAACATGCTGTTCCACACAGCTCGGATAAACTGCCTGGCCTGGTCACCCGACAGCCGTTTCGTGGCCACGGGGTCGCTGGACACCTGCGCGATCATATACGACGTAGACAAGCCAGCGGCCAGCCGCATCACCATCAAGGGAGCCCACCTCGGCGGAGTCCACGGGATCTCCTTCTCCGACAACGACACTCTGGTGACCGCCGGCGAGGACGCGTGCGTCCGTGTCTGGAAACTGGCGCAGCAGTAG